From Tiliqua scincoides isolate rTilSci1 chromosome 2, rTilSci1.hap2, whole genome shotgun sequence, the proteins below share one genomic window:
- the CYP27B1 gene encoding 25-hydroxyvitamin D-1 alpha hydroxylase, mitochondrial, which yields MPQTLKLASRASLLSRCFPELWAEPLFKSPAKVIKTHKTLEEMPGPSALSFITDLFCKKGLSRLHELQIEGKAKYGPVWKASFGPILTVHVADPSLIEQVLRQEGKHPSRSDLCSWKDYRMCRGHSYGLLTAEGEEWQKIRSILGKHMLKPKEVESYTGTLNDVVSDLVRRLERQRNLHEQQVVKNVADEFYKFGLEGISSVLFESRIGCLEPEVPKETETFISSINTMFVMTLLTMAMPKFLHRIFPKPWEKFCESWDYMFEFAKGHIDKRMAEVSEKVLQGEKVEGKYLTYYLAQEKLSMKSIYGNVTELLLAGVDTISSTLSWSLYELSRHPEVQAALHKEISTVMKEKPIPSAADVAQMPLLKAVVKEALRLYPVIPGNARVIADRDIQVGDYLIPKKTLITLCHYATSRDEKYFTNPNSFQPERWLHKDEAHHPYASIPFGFGKRSCIGRRIAELEVYLALTRILTHFEVKPEHEGQSVKPMTRTLLVPEGEINLQFLSR from the exons ATGCCTCAGACACTCAAGCTGGCCAGCAGAGCATCCCTGCTCTCCAGGTGCTTCCCTGAGCTCTGGGCAGAGCCCCTTTTCAAATCCCCAGCGAAGGTGATCAAAACTCACAAGACCCTGGAGGAGATGCCGGGACCCAGTGCTCTCAGCTTCATCACTGACCTCTTCTGCAAAAAGGGGCTGTCAAGACTCCATGAGCTCCAG ATTGAAGGCAAAGCAAAGTATGGTCCAGTATGGAAAGCCAGCTTTGGGCCCATCCTCACTGTCCACGTCGCAGATCCTAGCCTAATTGAACAGGTGTTAAGACAGGAAGGCAAACATCCCAGCCGCTCAGACCTCTGCTCCTGGAAGGATTATAGAATGTGCCGGGGCCATTCATATGGGCTACTTACTGC GGAAGGCGAGGAGTGGCAGAAGATCCGCAGCATCCTGGGGAAGCATATGTTGAAACCAAAGGAGGTGGAATCCTACACAGGCACCCTGAATGACGTGGTCAGTGACCTGGTCCGTCGGCTGGAGCGTCAACGGAATCTCCATGAGCAACAAGTCGTCAAGAATGTGGCTGATGAGTTTTACAAGTTTGGATTGGAAG GCATCTCTTCAGTTCTCTTTGAATCCCGAATTGGTTGCCTAGAACCTGAAGTGCCAAAGGAAACTGAGACCTTCATTAGTTCCATCAACACCATGTTCGTCATGACCCTTCTTACCATGGCAATGCCCAAATTCTTGCATCGAATCTTCCCTAAGCCATGGGAGAAGTTCTGTGAGTCCTGGGACTACATGTTTGAATTTG CCAAGGGGCACATTGACAAGCGAATGGCGGAGGTATCGGAAAAAGTATTGCAGGGAGAGAAGGTGGAAGGCAAATACCTGACTTACTACCTGGCACAGGAGAAACTGTCCATGAAATCCATCTATGGAAATGTGACAGAGCTTCTGCTGGCTGGTGTCGACACG ATCTCGAGCACCTTGTCTTGGAGCCTGTATGAGTTGTCCCGTCACCCTGAGGTGCAGGCAGCTCTTCACAAGGAAATTTCAACTGTGATGAAGGAAAAGCCGATCCCATCAGCAGCTGACGTGGCCCAGATGCCCCTGCTGAAGGCAGTGGTGAAAGAGGCACTGAG GTTGTATCCAGTGATTCCTGGCAATGCACGTGTCATCGCAGACCGGGACATTCAAGTGGGGGACTATCTCATTCCCAAAAAG ACCCTGATTACTCTCTGCCATTATGCAACATCTCGTGACGAAAAGTACTTCACCAATCCCAACTCGTTCCAGCCAGAAAGATGGCTTCACAAGGATGAGGCGCACCACCCATATGCCTCCATCCCCTTTGGCTTTGGCAAGCGCAGCTGCATAGGCCGACGCATTGCAGAGCTGGAAGTGTATCTCGCCTTGACCAGG ATCCTGACGCATTTTGAAGTGAAGCCGGAACACGAAGGGCAGTCAGTGAAGCCGATGACACGTACCCTGCTGGTACCAGAGGGAGAGATCAACCTGCAGTTTCTGAGTCGTTAA